Proteins from a genomic interval of Nematostella vectensis chromosome 12, jaNemVect1.1, whole genome shotgun sequence:
- the LOC5508314 gene encoding cytosolic endo-beta-N-acetylglucosaminidase: protein MCNGSWESALYVVGLPVDLAYNKMADETTVVVITTVVAGLVALLYFWRSHRTNKKRSETTDKPESRLDLNEARIKRFYHDVQNEQSSVENSSPTAMKLKSEEKERNLDFKFEDKDHKSMRGESQAENQSTKKVFLGRISSMTEPIPRCFDEETGTPVTRPLTTLDEALHWTRGFDSFNVANVHLPEGYQGLGDHPRTLVCHDMKGGYIDDRFVQGCVSRECYRFYHWNLIDIFVYFSHHFITIPPPCWTNAAHTNSVPVLGTIITEWDDGAARCCEFLENEHSVHALADQLVKMADYYNFDGWLVNIENPIQPAQVDNLIEFVKYLTEKMHESRPHSLVIWYDSVTYKGDLTWQNELNQSNSIYFTVCDGIFLNYTWSVHQLGMSAGAAHCYGRPIHDVYVGVDVFGRDCYGGGGYKCNQAFRVIREEKLSVALFAPGWVMETQGAEKFTSNEERFWGLLRKDCFSHPLAISIPFVTSFCRGLGNKVFIDGKVVYTGPWSNFSCQQPQASYHNTFYNMGGKGGIILSEVTHTNCSSYNGGGCLVALGQTSDVAANSTARSVVRLIEADLDLSSGVLVSFTFKLLPAGCFQVGLQLLTDGKPTYLLLCPPTSNETDYSKSGKEASNFSNKLKQRYGISASQVITSSPFMAPIGQDHYVAYAPLTGSDHERVQKASGLDEKEPCLNGWCTRHYLIAGHHLKECKLKEIRGLCVKTSQSNKGLSGQPFMLHLGEIKILDPKVIQQTVPAVENLRATNVHWSKADQQNQISLTLMWECPITDDIEKTIYYDVYYVNESLSDAFIGRAFTESFRVASLSVPSDRHWVEFVVQAVSQSRLKKPLNKSTRIRFTWEL from the exons ATGTGCAATGGATCATGGGAATCAGCTCTTTATGTcgttgggctccctgtggattTAGCGTacaacaagatggcggatgagACGACAGTTGTTGTAATCACGACTGTTGTAGCCGGCCTTGTTGCTCTATTGTATTTCTGGAGGAGTCACAGGACAAATAAAAAGCGTTCTGAGACTACAGATAAACCAGAAAGTCGGCTAGACTTGAATGAAGCTAGAATTAAACGATTTTATCATGATGTGCAAAATGAACAAAGCTCAGTGGAAAattcaagtccaacagcaaTGAAACTAAAAagtgaagaaaaagaaagaaatcttGACTTTAAATTTGAGGATAAAGATCATAAAAGTATGAGAGGGGAGAGCCAAGCCGAAAATCAATCAACAAAGAAAGTGTTTTTAGGAAGAATAAGTTCAATGACTGAGCCGATTCCTCGATGTTTTGACGAGGAGACAGGAACGCCTGTAACGAGACCTCTTACGACACTCGATGAAGCCTTGCACTGGACACGAGGGTTTGACTCATTTAATGTAGCCAATGTGCACCTGCCAGAGGGATATCAAGGACTTGGTGATCATCCCAGGACACTTGTGTGTCATGATATGAAAGGAGGATACATAGATGATAG GTTTGTTCAAGGCTGTGTGTCAAGAGAATGTTATCGTTTCTACCACTGGAACTTGATAGACATTTTCGTCTACTTTAGTCATCACTTCATCACTATTCCTCCCCCATGCTGGACCAATGCTGCTCATACCAATAGTGTTCCAGTATTGGGAACAATTATCACTGAGTGGGATGATGGGGCTGCGAGATGCTGTGAGTTCTTAGAGAATGAACATTCTGTACATGCACTTGCTGATCAACTCGTCAAGATGGCGGATTATTACAACTTTGATGGATGGCTTGTAAATATTGAAAATCCAATCCAG CCAGCCCAAGTTGATAACTTGATAGAGTTTGTCAAGTACTTGACGGAAAAGATGCATGAGTCCCGACCACACAGTCTGGTGATATGGTATGACAGTGTCACATACAAGGGAGACCTGACATGGCAAAATGAGCTCAACCAGTCAAACAG TATCTATTTCACTGTGTGTGATGGCATATTCCTGAACTACACCTGGTCAGTGCACCAGCTTGGCATGTCGGCCGGAGCAGCACATTGCTATGGGCGACCCATCCATGACGTGTATGTAGGCGTGGATGTGTTTGGCAGAGACTGTTATGGAGGAGGAGGATACAAATGTAACCAG GCATTCCGCGTGATCAGGGAAGAAAAGTTGTCTGTAGCCTTGTTCGCACCAGGTTGGGTGATGGAGACACAAGGAGCAGAAAAATTCACTTCCAATGAAGAAAG GTTCTGGGGTCTGCTGCGCAAGGACTGCTTCAGTCACCCACTTGCCATATCTATACCTTTTGTCACATCATTCTGTCGTGGACTGGGCAACAAAGTCTTCATTGATGGAAAG GTTGTGTACACAGGGCCTTGGTCCAACTTTAGCTGTCAGCAGCCCCAGGCGTCCTATCACAACACCTTCTACAACATGGGCGGCAAGGGTGGCATCATCTTGAGCGAGGTCACCCACACCAACTGCAGCTCTTACAATGGAGGAGGGTGCCTCGTCGCACTCGGTCAAACCAGTGATGTTGCTGCGAATAGCACTGCTCGAAGTGTTGTGAG GCTGATTGAGGCCGACCTCGACCTGTCTAGTGGTGTTCTGGTCTCCTTTACCTTTAAGTTGTTGCCTGCTGGATGCTTCCAAGTCGGGTTGCAGCTACTGACGGATGGCAAACCTACTTACCTTTTACTCTGTCCACCAACCTCCAACGAAACAG ATTATTCCAAATCGGGTAAAGAAGCCAGCAACTTCAGCAACAAGCTCAAACAACGCTATGGTATCAGTGCATCCCAAGTGATCACGTCATCGCCGTTCATGGCCCCCATTGGTCAAGACCACTATGTGGCATACGCACCGCTGACCGGAAGTGACCATGAAAGAGTTCAGAAAGCCAGTGGGCTAGATGAAAAAGAACCATGTTTgaatgggtggtgtacaag GCACTACCTGATTGCTGGTCACCATCTCAAGGAGTGCAAGCTGAAGGAGATTCGCGGCTTGTGCGTCAAGACTAGCCAATCAAATAAAG GGTTATCTGGACAGCCGTTTATGCTGCATCTTGGTGAAATTAAG ATTCTCGACCCTAAAGTAATTCAACAAACAGTCCCGGCCGTGGAGAACCTGAGAGCTACAAATGTTCATTGGAGCAAAGCTGACCAACAAAATCAAATCAGCCTCACTCTCATGTGGGAATGTCCAATCACGGATGATATTGAAAAGACCATTTACTATGACGTGTACTATGTAAATGAGAGTTTGTCAGACGCTTTCATTGGTCGTGCGTTCACCGAGTCATTTCGAGTCGCCTCGCTTTCTGTGCCATCCGACAGGCACTGGGTCGAGTTTGTTGTCCAAGCGGTTTCACAGTCGAGACTAAAGAAACCGCTGAACAAGAGCACTCGTATTCGGTTTACTTGGGAATTATAA
- the LOC5508313 gene encoding octopamine receptor beta-1R: MFAYNYSCYYFTEWVQYGQLTYSQFAVVAFLNGITILPAIILNGLILVSIWRTPALHTPAMALVFNLAISDFFVGFLAQPVMMAWFAVELKATEMQSTYCYMSITMIVSSTFFSCSSFFVVTAIAVDRFLALYYHLRYPTIMTMRKAVAVSLVTWFASLFVIALRLTVGTKYRAVFSVFNSSLVATCELVVLFSYFKIYRILRKHQKQIHSANIGLELTLASPDSTEESISQTSLTQPQKSIRQYRKSIISSFYIYFAFILCYFPAICVLIYYSATDDHRVSAYFTKIAFCILVINSAINPGIYCWKMRELRNAVRQTLIRLRGITGLKTQRKFFPKRAVKAAWTMS; the protein is encoded by the coding sequence ATGTTCGCTTATAACTACTCATGCTATTACTTCACTGAATGGGTCCAGTACGGTCAGCTTACCTACTCTCAATTCGCCGTCGTCGCTTTCCTAAATGGCATAACTATTTTACCCGCCATTATTCTGAATGGTTTAATTCTTGTCTCGATATGGCGAACACCAGCGCTTCACACGCCAGCCATGGCTTTGGTGTTCAACCTGGCCATTTCCGATTTCTTCGTAGGTTTTTTGGCACAGCCTGTGATGATGGCATGGTTCGCAGTGGAGCTGAAAGCGACTGAGATGCAATCAACCTATTGCTACATGTCTATAACCATGATCGTTTCCTCCACTTTTTTTTCGTGTTCCTCATTCTTCGTGGTGACTGCAATAGCTGTGGACAGGTTCTTGGCTTTGTATTACCATCTTCGTTACCCTACCATCATGACCATGAGAAAAGCAGTTGCTGTATCTCTAGTCACTTGGTTTGCCTCGCTTTTCGTCATTGCTTTGCGATTGACTGTGGGGACCAAGTACAGAGCGGTCTTCAGCGTGTTCAACAGCTCTCTCGTAGCTACATGCGAGTTAGTTGTTCTCTTCAGCTATTTCAAGATCTATAGAATTCTAAGAAAACACCAAAAGCAAATCCATTCAGCGAATATTGGTTTAGAATTAACACTCGCAAGTCCTGACTCAACAGAAGAATCCATTTCTCAGACATCACTCACACAGCCACAGAAAAGTATTCGACAGTACAGAAAATCTATTATTAGTTCATTCTACATCTACTTTGCGTTTATCCTATGCTATTTTCCCGCCATCTGCGTTTTGATTTACTACTCCGCCACCGATGACCACCGCGTTTCGGCGTATTTCACAAAGATCGCATTCTGTATCCTTGTGATTAACTCTGCCATCAATCCCGGGATCTATTGCTGGAAGATGAGAGAGCTTCGTAACGCGGTCCGCCAAACTCTTATAAGATTGAGGGGGATTACAGGGCTCAAAACACAGAGGAAATTCTTTCCTAAACGCGCCGTTAAAGCTGCTTGGACAATGTCTTAA
- the LOC5508294 gene encoding cytochrome c oxidase assembly protein COX11, mitochondrial, producing MSWFLTKFFGNGTSRHVFQSLNRIRSNKRSLCGTWSLINQTRGVAFLQQQSIRAGLPTGIWPGRSAGVFPLSKSNPVLRCNTRSASLRPGSVLRNKTTSIYIAAVAVTVLGCSYAAVPLYRLYCQASGLGGTVKQAESGEKLEKMERKPERSLRIRFNADTSSTMQWKFKPQQSEVRVAPGETALAFYTATNATDTAITGISTYNVIPFEAGQYFNKIQCFCFEEQRLNPNEQVDMPVFFYIDPEFTEDPAMAKVDTITLSYTFFESKEAEKMGL from the exons ATGAGCTGGTTTTTAACGAAGTTTTTTGGAAACGGGACTTCGCGACATGTTTTTCAAAGTCTGAACAGAATAAGATCGAACAAGAGGAGTCTGTGCGGGACGTGGTCTCTGATTAATCAGACAAGGGGCGTCGCTTTTTTGCAGCAGCAGAGTATAAGGGCTGGTTTGCCTACAGGAATATGGCCTGGTAGAAGCGCTGGTGTGTTTCCCTTGTCCAAGTCGAATCCAGTCTTACGTTGCAATACTCGGTCTGCCTCTCTCCGGCCTGGGAGTGTGTTGAGGAACAAGACCACATCTATTTACATAGCGGCCGTGGCGGTAACGGTGCTTGGCTGTTCGTATGCTGCTGTCCCTCTTTACAGGCTTTACTGCCAA GCATCTGGCTTAGGTGGGACTGTCAAGCAAGCTGAATCGGGTGAAAAGCTTGAAAAGATGGAGAGAAAGCCAGAAAGATCGCTAAGAATAAGGTTCAATGCAGATACCAGTTCAACTATGCAGTGGAAGTTTAAACCACAGCAGTCAGAAGTCAGG GTAGCCCCTGGTGAGACGGCCCTTGCTTTCTACACCGCCACCAATGCCACGGATACAGCCATCACTGGCATCTCCACATACAATGTTATACCTTTTGAGGCTGGGCAGTACTTTAACAAGATACAG TGCTTCTGTTTTGAAGAGCAACGCCTCAACCCCAATGAACAAGTGGACATGCCAGTATTTTTCTACATTGACCCTGAGTTCACTGAAGACCCTGCCATGGCCAAGGTGGACACGATAACACTCTCCTACACATTCTTCGAGTCTAAAGAAGCAGAGAAAATGGGGCTATGA